From the genome of Papaver somniferum cultivar HN1 chromosome 2, ASM357369v1, whole genome shotgun sequence, one region includes:
- the LOC113354003 gene encoding nicotianamine synthase-like, which produces MGSLDSLVSCDQEDMLVKNVCEIYDNLSTLQSLKPSKDVDTLFTRLVLTCMPPSPIDVTKLPGKVQGIRSKLIRLCGEAEGLLESHFSALLGSYDIPLDHISMFPYYTNYIKLGRLEYTIMSNYITNANPSDIAFIGSGPLPLTSIVLASNHLKNTMFHNYDIDRSANALASNLVAADPDLSKRMLFHDTDIMKVSTGLSDYEVVFLAALVGLNKEDKRKVIDHLAKYMAPGSLLMLRSAHGARGFLYPIVEPSDLPGFEVLAVFHPMDDVINSVIVARKSKDKYQY; this is translated from the coding sequence ATGGGTTCATTGGATTCATTGGTTTCTTGTGATCAAGAAGATATGTTAGTTAAAAATGTTTGCGAGATCTACGACAACCTATCAACCTTACAAAGCCTCAAACCTTCAAAAGATGTTGACACTCTTTTCACTCGACTTGTCCTAACGTGTATGCCACCATCTCCAATTGATGTAACCAAATTACCAGGAAAAGTTCAAGGAATCCGTTCCAAACTCATTCGTCTGTGTGGTGAAGCCGAAGGTCTCTTAGAATCTCACTTCTCAGCGCTGTTAGGTTCTTATGATATCCCACTTGAtcatattagcatgtttccgtaCTACACTAATTACATCAAACTTGGCCGACTTGAATACACTATAATGAGCAATTATATCACAAACGCAAACCCAAGTGACATCGCTTTCATCGGATCCGGACCCCTTCCTCTCACGTCGATAGTATTGGCTTCGAACCACCTGAAAAACACTATGTTTCACAATTATGATATCGACCGATCAGCCAATGCTTTGGCTTCTAACTTGGTCGCTGCAGATCCTGACTTGTCGAAGCGAATGCTATTTCATGATACTGATATTATGAAAGTTTCTACTGGTTTAAGCGACTACGAAGTTGTCTTCTTAGCTGCTTTAGTTGGTTTGAACAAAGAAGATAAACGCAAAGTTATTGATCATCTGGCCAAATACATGGCACCAGGGTCATTACTAATGTTGAGGAGTGCTCATGGTGCTCGTGGTTTTCTATATCCAATTGTTGAGCCTAGTGATTTGCCAGGTTTCGAGGTTCTTGCTGTTTTTCATCCGATGGACGATGTGATAAATTCGGTCATTGTTGCACGTAAAAGCAAGGATAAGTACCAGTACTAG